Proteins encoded in a region of the Oncorhynchus clarkii lewisi isolate Uvic-CL-2024 chromosome 18, UVic_Ocla_1.0, whole genome shotgun sequence genome:
- the LOC139372509 gene encoding 2-oxoglutarate receptor 1-like, protein MSSVNYSRNKSDHNCTNVDSLMKLYYLPIMYSVIFAVGLLGNITSIAIYLAKLRPWKSSCIIMFNLALTDLLYVLSLPFLVYYYTNCESWTLGNFMCRFVRFGFHFNLYGSILFLTCLAVFRYVVLTNPLRTAQVQQKRWGILACAAVWAIAGAEIVPMLTMITMENKNNKTQCLDFASGDPALVWWYGWLLTVLGYLLPLVVVVLCYAGIARELAKGPHTHSPCRVRARRLTILILVVFVVCFLPYHVLRILRVDTRMKPESSCMVEHWVHAAYIISRPIAGLNTFFNLALYTLAGDKFKQAFLSVFHWGPWWTRFRTHLKLSQAVFSKPSNTASASAERTVATDMDIQRQEI, encoded by the coding sequence ATGTCTAGCGTCAACTACAGCAGGAACAAATCCGACCATAACTGCACCAACGTGGACAGCCTGATGAAACTCTACTACCTGCCTATCATGTACAGTGTAATTTTCGCTGTGGGGCTGCTGGGTAACATCACCTCCATCGCCATCTACTTGGCCAAGCTACGACCCTGGAAGTCTAGCTGTATCATCATGTTCAACCTGGCATTGACGGATCTTCTGTATGTTCTGAGTCTGCCTTTCCTGGTCTACTACTACACCAACTGTGAATCCTGGACCCTGGGCAACTTCATGTGTCGCTTTGTGCGTTTCGGGTTCCACTTTAACCTATATGGTAGTATACTGTTTCTCACCTGTTTGGCTGTGTTTCGATATGTAGTCTTGACGAATCCTCTGAGGACGGCGCAGGTGCAGCAGAAGAGGTGGGGTATCTTGGCGTGCGCCGCAGTCTGGGCTATAGCCGGGGCGGAGATTGTGCCCATGCTCACCATGATCACCATGGAGAATAAAAACAACAAGACCCAGTGTTTGGACTTTGCTAGCGGCGACCCGGCTTTAGTGTGGTGGTACGGCTGGCTGCTGACCGTGCTGGGCTACCTACTGCCCCTGGtggtggttgtgttgtgttacgCCGGTATCGCCCGGGAACTAGCCAAGGGGCCCCACACCCACAGCCCTTGCCGGGTGCGGGCACGCCGCCTCACCATACTGATCCTGGTGGTGTTCGTGGTATGCTTCCTGCCGTACCACGTCCTGAGGATCCTAAGAGTAGACACCAGGATGAAGCCTGAGTCGTCATGTATGGTGGAGCACTGGGTCCACGCCGCTTATATCATATCCAGGCCCATAGCGGGGCTCAACACCTTCTTTAACCTGGCTCTGTACACCCTGGCCGGGGACAAGTTCAAGCAGGCCTTCCTCAGTGTGTTCCACTGGGGCCCCTGGTGGACCAGGTTCAGGACTCACCTCAAACTCAGCCAGGCTGTCTTCAGTAAGCCCAGTAACACAGCTTCAGCTTCAGCCGAAAGGACAGTAGCCACGGATATGGACATCCAAAGACAGGAAATATAA